The Streptomyces luteogriseus genome includes a window with the following:
- a CDS encoding Cgl0159 family (beta/alpha)8-fold protein, which translates to MNIGIPDLTTVRARNPEAVAEAAARRVRRPLIGDSGRMMIVAADHPARGALGIGDRRLAMANRADLLERLCTALSRPGVDGVLATADILEDLLLLGVLDDKVVMGSMNRGGLAGASFEMDDRFTGHRAEDIARLRFDAGKLLLRIDYDDPGSLTTLESTARAIDAMAERRLPLFVEPFISRRVDGTVRNDLSAEAVTRSVAIASGLGGTSAYTWLKLPVTDDPDDMAEVLETSTLPVVLLGGEVGEDQEGAYERWRKALRLPTVQGMVVGRSLLYPAGGSVEEAVDTAVGLL; encoded by the coding sequence TTGAACATCGGCATCCCCGACCTCACCACGGTCAGAGCCCGGAACCCCGAGGCGGTCGCCGAAGCGGCCGCCCGCCGGGTGCGCCGCCCGCTGATCGGCGACAGCGGCCGGATGATGATCGTGGCCGCCGACCACCCGGCGCGCGGCGCCCTCGGGATCGGCGACCGGCGCCTGGCCATGGCCAACCGCGCGGACCTGCTGGAGCGGCTGTGCACCGCGCTGTCGCGACCCGGCGTCGACGGGGTGCTCGCCACCGCCGACATCCTGGAGGACCTCCTGCTCCTCGGCGTCCTCGACGACAAGGTTGTCATGGGCTCCATGAACCGCGGCGGCCTGGCCGGAGCGTCCTTCGAGATGGACGACCGCTTCACCGGCCACCGCGCCGAGGACATCGCCCGGCTCCGCTTCGACGCGGGCAAGCTCCTGCTCCGCATCGACTACGACGACCCGGGCTCGCTGACCACGCTGGAGTCCACCGCGCGGGCGATCGACGCCATGGCGGAGCGGCGACTGCCCCTGTTCGTCGAGCCGTTCATCTCCCGGCGGGTCGACGGCACGGTCCGCAACGACCTGTCCGCCGAGGCCGTCACCCGGTCCGTCGCCATAGCCTCCGGCCTCGGCGGCACCTCCGCCTACACCTGGCTGAAGCTGCCCGTCACCGACGACCCGGACGACATGGCCGAGGTGCTGGAGACCTCCACCCTCCCGGTCGTGCTGCTCGGCGGCGAGGTGGGCGAGGACCAGGAGGGCGCCTACGAACGCTGGCGCAAGGCCCTGCGGCTGCCCACCGTCCAGGGCATGGTCGTCGGGCGGTCGCTGCTCTACCCGGCCGGGGGCAGCGTGGAAGAGGCCGTGGACACGGCCGTCGGTCTGCTGTGA
- the iolB gene encoding 5-deoxy-glucuronate isomerase: MTYHLPVGKTLGGPYTVDVTPEKAGWGHAGLRVLELPPGGTHSFATGDSEWIVVPLSGGCTVAAADDFGQETFELNGRPDVFSGVSDFAYVPRDARATVTSAGGGRFALTGARCTRRLPARYGPASEVPVELRGTGNCSRQVNNFGAAGVFECDKLIAVEVITPGGNWSSFPPHKHDEHRPGEESVLEEIYYFEFAGHDGIPGLGYQRVSPSGPGRDTDVLAEVRDGDVVLIPDGWHGPSMATPGHHMYYLNVMAGPEAERAWLICDHPDHAWVRDTWPDQPVDPRLPLYTAPETSV, translated from the coding sequence ATGACGTACCACCTTCCCGTCGGCAAGACGCTCGGCGGCCCCTACACCGTCGACGTCACGCCCGAGAAGGCCGGCTGGGGCCACGCCGGCCTGCGGGTCCTGGAACTGCCGCCCGGCGGCACGCACTCCTTCGCCACCGGTGACAGCGAGTGGATCGTCGTCCCGCTGAGCGGCGGCTGCACGGTCGCCGCCGCGGACGACTTCGGCCAGGAGACCTTCGAGCTGAACGGCCGCCCCGACGTGTTCAGCGGCGTCAGCGACTTCGCGTACGTGCCGCGCGACGCCCGCGCGACGGTGACGTCGGCCGGCGGCGGCCGCTTCGCGCTGACCGGCGCGCGCTGCACCCGCCGGCTGCCCGCCCGCTACGGCCCGGCGTCCGAGGTGCCCGTCGAGCTGCGGGGCACCGGGAACTGCTCCCGGCAGGTCAACAACTTCGGCGCCGCCGGGGTCTTCGAGTGCGACAAGCTCATCGCGGTCGAGGTGATCACCCCGGGCGGCAACTGGTCGTCGTTCCCGCCGCACAAGCACGACGAGCACCGGCCCGGCGAGGAGTCCGTGCTGGAGGAGATCTACTACTTCGAGTTCGCCGGCCACGACGGCATCCCCGGCCTCGGCTACCAGCGCGTCTCCCCGTCCGGACCGGGCCGGGACACCGACGTGCTGGCGGAGGTGCGCGACGGCGACGTCGTCCTCATCCCGGACGGCTGGCACGGGCCGTCCATGGCCACGCCCGGCCACCACATGTACTACCTCAACGTCATGGCGGGCCCGGAGGCCGAGCGCGCCTGGCTGATCTGCGACCACCCCGACCACGCCTGGGTCCGCGACACCTGGCCGGACCAGCCGGTCGACCCCCGGCTCCCCCTCTACACCGCCCCGGAGACCTCCGTATGA
- the iolD gene encoding 3D-(3,5/4)-trihydroxycyclohexane-1,2-dione acylhydrolase (decyclizing) yields MSAPTRRLTTAQALVRFLSVQYTERDGVRRRLIAGTWGIFGHGNVAGVGQALLEAGEHVMPFHQGRNEQSMVHAAVGYARQLDRLSAQAVTTSIGPGATNLVTGAALATINRLPVLLLPGDYFASHAPDPLLQQLEHPVEADVSVNDTLRPVSRYFDRITRPEALIPAALQAMRVLADPAETGAVTLALPQDVQAEAYDWPEEFFAERVWYVRRPEPDPVELAAAVEAIRSAERPLIVAGGGVHHSEAEEALKAFVEATGIPVASTQAGKGSLRHDHPADLGGIGHTGTAVSDALARTADLVIGVGTRHTDFTTASGTLFQHPDVRFLNLNITGFDAHKLAARTLVCDARSGLERLAEALAGHRVSGAYEAEYRAGKDRWDEVVEAAYRAGDENAAPTQTQVLGALDAVVDDDDVVINAAGSLPGDLHKLWRSRSPRQYHLEYGYSCMGYEIPAGIGVQQAAPGTPVWALVGDGTYLMMPTEIVTAVQEGLPVNIVLLQNHGYASIGGLSEETGGERFGTAYRFRAADGTFTGAPLPVDLAANAASLGMDVLRAKTVRELREALAAARASDRPTCVYVETDPAATAPPAEAWWDVPVAETASREAAVEARERYDRQVADRRRHL; encoded by the coding sequence ATGAGCGCCCCCACCCGCAGACTGACGACCGCCCAGGCGCTGGTCCGGTTCCTGTCCGTCCAGTACACCGAGCGCGACGGCGTGCGCCGCCGGCTGATCGCCGGGACCTGGGGCATCTTCGGCCATGGCAACGTCGCCGGGGTCGGCCAGGCGCTCCTGGAGGCCGGCGAGCACGTCATGCCGTTCCACCAGGGCCGCAACGAGCAGTCCATGGTGCACGCGGCCGTCGGTTACGCCCGGCAGCTCGACCGTCTGTCCGCGCAGGCGGTGACGACCTCGATCGGCCCGGGCGCCACCAACCTGGTCACCGGTGCCGCCCTGGCGACGATCAACCGGCTGCCGGTGCTCCTCCTGCCCGGCGACTACTTCGCCTCGCACGCCCCCGACCCGCTGCTCCAGCAGCTGGAGCACCCCGTCGAGGCCGATGTGTCGGTCAACGACACACTGCGCCCGGTGTCGAGGTACTTCGACCGGATCACCCGCCCCGAGGCGCTGATCCCCGCGGCGCTCCAGGCCATGCGGGTGCTGGCCGACCCGGCCGAGACCGGCGCCGTCACCCTCGCCCTGCCGCAGGACGTGCAGGCGGAGGCGTACGACTGGCCGGAGGAGTTCTTCGCCGAGCGGGTCTGGTACGTACGGCGTCCCGAGCCGGACCCGGTGGAACTGGCGGCCGCCGTCGAGGCGATCAGGTCGGCCGAGCGGCCGCTGATCGTGGCGGGCGGCGGCGTGCACCACAGCGAGGCGGAGGAGGCCCTGAAGGCGTTCGTGGAGGCCACCGGCATCCCGGTCGCCTCCACCCAGGCCGGAAAGGGCTCGCTGCGCCACGACCACCCCGCCGACCTCGGCGGCATCGGCCACACCGGCACCGCGGTCAGCGACGCGCTCGCCCGCACCGCCGACCTGGTGATCGGCGTCGGCACCCGCCACACCGACTTCACCACCGCCTCCGGCACTCTCTTCCAGCACCCGGACGTGCGGTTCCTCAACCTCAACATCACCGGCTTCGACGCGCACAAGCTGGCCGCGCGGACGCTGGTGTGCGACGCGCGGTCCGGTCTGGAGAGGCTGGCCGAGGCGCTGGCCGGGCACCGCGTGTCCGGCGCGTACGAGGCCGAGTACCGCGCCGGCAAGGACCGCTGGGACGAGGTCGTCGAGGCCGCCTACCGGGCCGGCGACGAGAACGCGGCGCCGACCCAGACGCAGGTGCTCGGCGCGCTGGACGCGGTCGTCGACGACGACGACGTGGTGATCAACGCGGCCGGTTCGCTCCCCGGCGACCTGCACAAGCTGTGGCGCTCCCGCAGCCCGCGCCAGTACCACCTGGAGTACGGCTACTCCTGCATGGGCTACGAGATCCCGGCCGGCATCGGCGTCCAGCAGGCCGCTCCGGGCACCCCGGTGTGGGCGCTGGTCGGCGACGGCACCTACCTGATGATGCCGACGGAGATCGTCACCGCCGTCCAGGAGGGCCTTCCGGTCAACATCGTCCTCCTCCAGAACCACGGCTACGCCTCCATCGGGGGCCTGTCGGAGGAGACCGGCGGCGAGCGGTTCGGCACCGCCTACCGCTTCCGGGCCGCCGACGGCACGTTCACCGGCGCCCCGCTGCCCGTCGACCTCGCCGCCAACGCGGCCAGCCTCGGCATGGACGTGCTGCGCGCCAAGACGGTGCGCGAGCTGCGCGAGGCGCTGGCCGCGGCCCGCGCCTCCGACCGGCCGACGTGTGTGTACGTCGAGACCGACCCGGCGGCCACCGCTCCCCCGGCCGAGGCCTGGTGGGACGTGCCGGTGGCCGAGACCGCCTCGCGCGAGGCGGCCGTCGAGGCCCGCGAGCGCTACGACCGCCAGGTCGCGGACCGCCGCCGCCACCTCTGA
- a CDS encoding CoA-acylating methylmalonate-semialdehyde dehydrogenase, giving the protein MKTITHWIDGKPVEGTSGRFGPVYDPATGAQEKQVAFASVDEVDAAVASAKAAFASWGESSLAKRTAILFKYRELLDAHRDEIAELITAEHGKVHSDALGEVARGMEIVELACGISVQLKGELSTQVSTRVDVASIRQPLGVVAGITPFNFPAMVPMWMFPLAIACGNTFVLKPSEKDPSASFRLAELATEAGLPEGVLNIVQGDKTAVDRLLEHPDVEAVSFVGSTPIAKYIQLKAVEHGKRVQALGGAKNHMLVLPDADLELAADQAINAAYGSAGERCMAVSVVVAVGDIGDELVGKIAARAKNLKIGPGNDPASEMGPLITREHRDKVASYVASAAEQGAEVVVDGTGFSVDGHEDGFFLGVSLLDRVPLTADAYRDEIFGPVLAVVRAETYEEAIQLINSSRWGNGTAIFTRDGGAARRFQLEVKAGMVGVNVPIPVPVGYHSFGGWKDSLFGDLHIYGNDGIAFYTQGKVITTRWPDPSDGGINLGFPSNS; this is encoded by the coding sequence ATGAAGACCATCACCCACTGGATCGACGGCAAGCCCGTCGAGGGCACCTCCGGCCGCTTCGGCCCCGTCTACGACCCGGCGACCGGTGCCCAGGAGAAGCAGGTCGCGTTCGCGTCCGTCGACGAGGTCGATGCCGCGGTCGCCTCCGCCAAGGCCGCCTTCGCGAGCTGGGGCGAGTCCTCCCTGGCCAAGCGCACGGCGATCCTGTTCAAGTACCGCGAGCTGCTCGACGCCCACCGCGACGAGATCGCCGAGCTGATCACCGCCGAGCACGGCAAGGTGCACTCCGACGCGCTCGGTGAGGTCGCGCGCGGCATGGAGATCGTGGAGCTGGCCTGCGGGATCTCCGTCCAGCTCAAGGGCGAGCTGTCCACCCAGGTCTCCACCCGGGTCGACGTCGCCTCGATCCGCCAGCCGCTGGGCGTGGTCGCGGGCATCACGCCGTTCAACTTCCCGGCGATGGTGCCGATGTGGATGTTCCCGCTGGCGATCGCCTGCGGCAACACCTTCGTGCTGAAGCCGTCGGAGAAGGACCCGTCGGCCTCCTTCCGGCTGGCCGAGCTGGCCACCGAGGCGGGCCTGCCGGAGGGCGTCCTGAACATCGTGCAGGGCGACAAGACGGCCGTGGACCGCCTCCTGGAGCACCCGGACGTCGAGGCGGTGTCCTTCGTCGGCTCGACGCCGATCGCCAAGTACATCCAGCTCAAGGCCGTCGAGCACGGCAAGCGGGTGCAGGCCCTCGGCGGCGCCAAGAACCACATGCTGGTGCTGCCCGACGCCGATCTCGAACTCGCCGCCGACCAGGCGATCAACGCCGCGTACGGCTCGGCGGGCGAGCGCTGCATGGCCGTGTCGGTGGTCGTGGCCGTCGGCGACATCGGCGACGAGCTGGTCGGCAAGATCGCCGCGCGGGCGAAGAACCTGAAGATCGGCCCCGGCAACGACCCGGCCTCCGAGATGGGCCCGCTGATCACGCGCGAACACCGCGACAAGGTGGCGTCGTACGTGGCGTCGGCCGCCGAGCAGGGCGCCGAGGTCGTGGTCGACGGCACGGGCTTCTCGGTCGACGGCCACGAGGACGGTTTCTTCCTCGGTGTCTCGCTGCTGGACCGGGTGCCGCTCACGGCGGACGCGTACCGGGACGAGATCTTCGGCCCGGTGCTGGCGGTCGTCCGGGCGGAGACGTACGAGGAGGCCATCCAGCTGATCAACTCCTCCCGCTGGGGCAACGGCACCGCGATCTTCACCCGGGACGGCGGCGCGGCCCGGCGCTTCCAGCTGGAGGTCAAGGCCGGCATGGTCGGCGTCAACGTCCCGATCCCGGTCCCCGTCGGCTACCACTCCTTCGGCGGCTGGAAGGACTCCCTCTTCGGCGACCTGCACATCTACGGCAACGACGGCATCGCCTTCTACACGCAGGGCAAGGTCATCACCACCCGCTGGCCGGACCCGTCCGACGGCGGCATCAACCTCGGTTTCCCGAGCAACTCCTGA
- a CDS encoding GntR family transcriptional regulator — MAKTGDRARPTATAALGSLDFALDRGSPVPLYHQLAQQLEAAIEHGILAPGNLLGNEVDLSVRLGLSRPTVRQAIQSLVDKGLLVRRRGVGTQVVHSQVRRPLELSSLYDDLETAGQAPTTEVVRNEVVPASCDVAAALGVPEGGEVTVLDRLRRTHGRPVALLRNHLPVSLLDLDGARLESTGLYRMMRSAGITLHSARQTIGARAATAEEAFRLDEREGAALLTMQRTAYDDTGRPVEYGTHIYRASLYTFDFQLLVRP; from the coding sequence ATGGCGAAGACAGGTGACCGGGCCCGACCCACGGCCACCGCCGCACTCGGCTCGCTGGACTTCGCCCTGGACCGGGGCAGCCCCGTGCCGCTCTACCACCAGCTCGCGCAGCAGCTGGAGGCGGCGATCGAGCACGGGATCCTCGCCCCGGGGAACCTCCTGGGCAACGAGGTCGACCTGTCCGTGCGCCTCGGCCTGTCCCGCCCCACCGTCCGCCAGGCCATCCAGTCCCTCGTCGACAAGGGGCTGCTGGTCCGGCGGCGCGGGGTGGGCACGCAGGTGGTGCACAGCCAGGTCAGACGACCGCTGGAGCTGAGCAGCCTCTACGACGACCTGGAGACGGCCGGGCAGGCGCCGACCACCGAGGTCGTGCGCAACGAGGTCGTCCCTGCCTCCTGCGACGTGGCCGCCGCGCTCGGTGTGCCGGAGGGCGGCGAGGTGACCGTCCTGGACCGGCTGCGCCGCACCCACGGCCGGCCGGTGGCGCTGCTCCGCAACCACCTGCCGGTGTCCCTGCTGGATCTGGACGGCGCCCGCCTGGAGTCGACCGGCCTGTACCGCATGATGCGCTCGGCGGGCATCACCCTGCACAGCGCCCGCCAGACGATCGGCGCCCGGGCGGCCACCGCCGAGGAGGCGTTCCGCCTGGACGAGCGGGAGGGGGCGGCACTGCTGACGATGCAGCGGACGGCGTACGACGACACGGGGCGCCCGGTCGAGTACGGAACGCACATCTACCGGGCCTCGCTGTACACGTTCGACTTCCAGTTGCTGGTCCGGCCTTGA
- the galE gene encoding UDP-glucose 4-epimerase GalE: MARKNQLPTARGGPSWAPSTVLVTGGAGFIGSHTCVELLDHGYEVIVVDDYSNSTPQVFARVERIAGRFVGAVYELDIRDRHALSAVFDRHSVDAVVHFAAHKAGGLSTRMPVAYYDTNVGGTTALLRTMHEHGVHRLVYPSSCWVYGDAGGGPLDETTPVRPGTPYAASKWICEQILADVCRRHPEYAVLCLRYPIPAGAHPSGLLGEEPRHTPQNLMPYVAQVAVGRREKLTVHGDDYPTRDGTGIRDYLHVMDVVEAHRVALDHLIDAPGMQVFNLGAGAGRSVLDVVDLFSRASGRPIPYEVGPRRPGDVAELVADATAVNRAWGWRPTRDLADVCRDAWRFQRHNPHGYTDTARPPETEE; this comes from the coding sequence ATGGCCCGCAAGAACCAGTTGCCGACCGCTCGAGGAGGACCCTCATGGGCCCCCTCGACCGTCCTTGTGACCGGCGGAGCCGGTTTCATCGGCAGCCACACCTGCGTGGAACTGCTGGACCACGGTTACGAGGTGATCGTGGTCGACGACTACTCCAACAGCACACCCCAGGTGTTCGCCCGGGTGGAACGGATCGCCGGCCGCTTCGTCGGCGCCGTGTACGAGCTGGACATCCGTGATCGGCACGCCCTCTCGGCCGTCTTCGACCGACACTCTGTGGACGCCGTCGTGCACTTTGCCGCGCACAAGGCGGGGGGCCTGTCGACACGGATGCCCGTTGCGTACTACGACACCAACGTGGGCGGCACCACCGCCCTGCTGCGGACCATGCACGAGCACGGGGTGCACCGGCTGGTCTACCCGTCCTCCTGCTGGGTCTACGGCGACGCGGGCGGGGGACCGCTCGACGAGACCACCCCCGTCCGCCCCGGCACCCCGTACGCGGCCTCCAAGTGGATCTGCGAGCAGATCCTCGCGGACGTCTGCCGCCGTCACCCCGAGTACGCCGTGCTGTGCCTGCGCTATCCCATCCCGGCCGGGGCCCACCCGAGCGGACTCCTCGGCGAGGAGCCGCGCCACACACCGCAGAACCTGATGCCGTACGTCGCCCAGGTGGCGGTCGGCCGGCGCGAGAAGCTCACCGTCCACGGCGACGACTACCCGACCCGCGACGGCACCGGGATCCGGGACTACCTGCATGTGATGGACGTCGTGGAAGCACACCGTGTGGCACTGGACCATCTGATCGACGCGCCGGGCATGCAGGTGTTCAACCTGGGTGCGGGCGCGGGCCGTTCGGTCCTCGACGTGGTCGACTTGTTCTCCCGGGCCTCCGGCAGGCCCATCCCGTACGAGGTCGGGCCCCGCCGCCCCGGGGACGTCGCCGAGCTCGTCGCCGACGCGACGGCCGTGAACCGTGCCTGGGGCTGGCGCCCCACCAGGGATCTCGCAGACGTGTGCCGGGACGCCTGGCGCTTCCAGCGGCACAACCCGCACGGTTACACGGACACCGCGCGGCCGCCGGAGACCGAGGAGTAG
- a CDS encoding EAL domain-containing protein yields the protein MRPPPSGRGGPARRLAAGYLASAGILTVVYLSVPVLRTPLWALVGLAGVAAVLTGVRVHHPPRPGPWLFLAAGLLAFTAGGTFAQAQETYFSAPHPFPSWADACHLAVYPLFALGLSGLLHYRWTGRDLPGLLDGLVITGGLALPVWVYLVQPLARAEGLTWQQRAISVACPLGSILVLALLIRLLSRCPSPGTNRAARLLVLGALTLLGFDIALGVLRLNGSWQAGTLPAIGGIAFCTAWGLAALHPSMARLTAPDSPPQSLLPPRRRLLLLATATLVPPVILAHEESDGLDYDATVLAAFSGALFLLVIFRLALMVVAHRRAITRELALRTAAASLMGAVWPEEIARACDTAVTSLFGPQGRHVTLLLSAGEARELYARLERCLAWTGDGGPAGRGDPAAARGQTVIVPSAALGPELAARLGKLPAALLCPMVHSEQPAGGELPGALLAAGSERQLAEMRGALELLTSHAGLTTERIVLRREVIRKESEAYFRTLVHNASDVILIVNDDTTVRYASPSAPTVFGRTELTGTRLPDLVDARERDRVVHTLTALRGDGWQEAHDHWRVSRDTADIEVEVRCRDLRQDPTVGGLVVTLRDVTEQRQLEHELTQRAFHDSLTGLPNRTLLLERTERALRRGHRESTTTCLLFIDLDDFKIVNDTLGHSVGDRLLCAVAERLSGTLRRTDTAARLGGDEFAVLIEDAEQPMDAEVLAAHVVRTLSRPFHLAVESVSVSASVGVATAKDSTDAGELLALADLALYAAKASGKRTWRRFQPQQRIRVVERHALQVRLDRAVSREEFGLRYQPVVDIAAGRVVGFEALARWPELGPDPVPPGQFIPLAEETGHISALGAWVLRTSTADIARLQHRTPQLDPPYLSVNVSTRQWRDTNFLDEVCTALDATGLAAGTLQLELTESVLMQRTDQIDAQLHALKERGVRIAVDDFGTGFSSLRYLRDFPIDVLKIDKSFIDGIPHDPQQVALVEGIVHLADTLGLQVIAEGIENQPQRELLADIGCRYGQGFLFARPMTLEQGEAVLWERNNGGRKNG from the coding sequence GTGCGGCCCCCGCCGAGCGGCAGAGGCGGCCCGGCCCGGCGCCTGGCGGCCGGTTACCTCGCGTCGGCCGGGATCCTGACCGTCGTGTACCTGTCCGTTCCCGTCCTGCGCACGCCGCTGTGGGCCCTCGTCGGGCTGGCGGGAGTCGCGGCCGTCCTGACCGGAGTGCGGGTCCACCACCCCCCTCGGCCCGGCCCGTGGCTGTTCCTCGCCGCCGGGCTGCTGGCCTTCACCGCGGGCGGAACCTTCGCCCAGGCGCAGGAGACGTACTTCTCCGCGCCGCACCCGTTCCCGTCCTGGGCGGACGCCTGCCACCTCGCCGTGTACCCGTTGTTCGCCCTGGGCCTGTCCGGTCTGCTGCACTACCGCTGGACGGGCCGTGACCTGCCCGGACTGCTCGACGGCCTGGTCATCACCGGCGGGCTCGCGCTGCCGGTGTGGGTCTACCTGGTGCAGCCGCTGGCCCGGGCGGAGGGGCTGACCTGGCAGCAGCGCGCGATCAGTGTCGCCTGTCCGCTCGGGAGCATCCTGGTGCTGGCCCTGCTGATCCGGCTGCTCTCGCGGTGCCCCTCCCCGGGCACCAACCGGGCTGCCCGGTTGCTCGTCCTGGGCGCGCTCACCCTGCTCGGCTTCGACATCGCCCTCGGCGTCCTCCGGCTCAACGGCTCCTGGCAGGCGGGCACCCTGCCGGCCATCGGGGGCATCGCCTTCTGCACCGCCTGGGGCCTGGCCGCGCTGCACCCCTCGATGGCCCGGCTGACCGCCCCGGACTCGCCGCCCCAGTCCCTGCTGCCGCCCCGGCGGCGGCTGCTGCTGCTCGCCACCGCGACCCTGGTACCGCCCGTGATCCTCGCTCACGAGGAGAGCGACGGCCTGGACTACGACGCGACGGTGCTGGCCGCGTTCTCCGGCGCGCTGTTCCTGCTGGTGATCTTCCGGCTCGCCCTGATGGTCGTCGCGCATCGCCGGGCCATAACCCGGGAGCTGGCCCTGCGCACCGCGGCCGCCTCCTTGATGGGGGCCGTCTGGCCGGAGGAGATCGCGCGGGCCTGTGACACCGCGGTCACGTCCCTGTTCGGACCGCAGGGCCGGCACGTGACCCTTCTGCTGTCGGCCGGCGAGGCCCGGGAGCTGTACGCCCGGCTGGAGCGCTGCCTCGCCTGGACCGGGGACGGGGGTCCCGCGGGACGCGGGGATCCCGCGGCGGCCCGCGGCCAGACGGTCATCGTCCCGTCCGCCGCGCTGGGACCAGAGCTCGCCGCCCGGCTCGGCAAGCTGCCGGCCGCCCTGCTCTGCCCCATGGTCCACTCCGAGCAGCCGGCCGGCGGCGAGCTTCCGGGAGCACTGCTGGCGGCCGGCTCCGAGCGGCAACTCGCCGAGATGCGCGGTGCTTTGGAGCTGCTCACCTCGCACGCGGGGCTCACGACGGAACGCATCGTGCTGCGGCGGGAGGTCATCCGCAAGGAGAGCGAGGCCTACTTCCGCACCCTGGTGCACAACGCCTCGGACGTCATCCTCATCGTCAACGACGACACCACCGTCCGCTATGCCAGCCCGTCCGCGCCGACCGTGTTCGGCCGCACCGAACTCACGGGGACGCGGCTGCCCGATCTGGTGGACGCCCGGGAGCGGGACCGGGTCGTCCACACGTTGACGGCCCTGCGCGGCGACGGGTGGCAGGAAGCGCACGACCACTGGCGGGTGTCCCGGGACACGGCCGACATCGAGGTGGAGGTGCGCTGCCGGGACCTGCGGCAGGACCCGACCGTGGGCGGCCTGGTCGTCACCCTGCGGGACGTCACCGAGCAACGGCAGCTGGAGCACGAACTCACCCAGCGGGCCTTCCACGACTCCCTGACCGGCCTGCCCAACCGCACGCTGCTGCTGGAGCGGACCGAACGCGCGCTGCGCCGCGGCCACCGGGAGTCGACGACCACCTGCCTGCTCTTCATCGACCTGGACGACTTCAAGATCGTCAACGACACGCTCGGTCACTCGGTGGGCGACCGGCTGCTGTGCGCCGTTGCCGAGCGACTGTCGGGGACGTTGCGGCGCACCGACACCGCCGCCCGGCTCGGCGGCGACGAGTTCGCCGTGCTGATCGAGGACGCGGAGCAGCCCATGGACGCCGAAGTGCTGGCCGCGCACGTGGTCCGGACGCTGAGCCGGCCGTTCCACCTGGCGGTGGAGTCGGTGAGCGTCTCGGCCAGCGTGGGCGTGGCCACCGCCAAGGACAGCACGGACGCGGGGGAACTGCTCGCGCTCGCCGACCTCGCCCTCTACGCCGCGAAGGCGTCCGGCAAGCGCACCTGGCGTCGGTTCCAGCCCCAGCAGCGGATCCGTGTCGTGGAGCGCCACGCCTTGCAGGTGCGGCTGGACCGGGCGGTCAGCAGGGAAGAGTTCGGACTGCGGTACCAGCCGGTCGTGGACATCGCCGCGGGCCGCGTCGTGGGCTTCGAGGCCCTGGCCAGATGGCCCGAGCTGGGGCCCGATCCGGTCCCGCCGGGCCAGTTCATCCCGCTCGCCGAGGAGACCGGGCACATCTCGGCGCTCGGCGCCTGGGTGCTGCGCACGTCCACGGCCGACATCGCCCGGCTCCAGCACCGCACACCGCAGCTCGACCCGCCGTACCTCAGCGTGAACGTGTCCACGCGCCAGTGGCGGGACACGAACTTCCTGGACGAGGTGTGCACCGCTCTGGACGCCACCGGTCTCGCCGCGGGCACGCTGCAGCTGGAGCTCACCGAGTCGGTGCTCATGCAGCGGACCGACCAGATCGACGCACAGCTGCACGCCCTGAAGGAGCGCGGGGTGCGCATCGCGGTCGACGACTTCGGCACCGGGTTCTCCTCGCTGCGCTACCTCCGGGACTTCCCCATCGACGTCCTCAAGATCGACAAGTCCTTCATCGACGGCATCCCGCACGACCCCCAGCAGGTCGCCCTGGTCGAGGGCATCGTGCATCTCGCCGACACGCTCGGCCTCCAGGTGATCGCCGAGGGCATCGAGAACCAGCCGCAGCGGGAACTGCTGGCGGACATCGGCTGCCGGTACGGACAGGGCTTCCTCTTCGCCCGGCCGATGACTCTGGAGCAGGGCGAGGCGGTGCTGTGGGAACGCAACAACGGCGGCCGGAAGAACGGCTGA